From the Flavobacterium galactosidilyticum genome, one window contains:
- a CDS encoding acyl-ACP desaturase gives MSIKNIRLEVMQFLEKNVTSYVDQYLIPVEQIWQPSDFLPNSESDNFLEEVRELREISKDLPYDFWVAMVGDTITEEALPTYENWLMEVEGVDNLERNGWSTWVRQWTGEENRHGDLLNKYLYLSGRVNMREVEMTTQHLINDGFDIGTGRDPYKNFVYTSFQELATYVSHNRVSQLAKNYGDKKLSKMCKMIAGDEMRHHHAYSEFVNQIFKVDPSEMMLAFQYMMKAKIVMPAHFLRESGQKISSAFEHFSDSAQRIGVYTANDYVDIMQKLINKWEIDKISGLTDEAEKARDYLMKLPARMARVSERLVIPQESHMFKWVEPARL, from the coding sequence ATGTCAATAAAAAACATTCGATTAGAAGTAATGCAGTTTTTGGAAAAAAACGTGACGAGCTATGTAGATCAATATTTGATACCAGTTGAACAAATTTGGCAACCATCTGATTTTTTACCTAATTCTGAAAGCGATAATTTCCTTGAAGAAGTGAGAGAGCTACGCGAAATATCTAAGGATTTACCTTATGATTTTTGGGTTGCAATGGTAGGAGATACAATTACAGAAGAAGCTTTGCCAACCTATGAAAACTGGTTGATGGAGGTAGAAGGAGTTGATAATTTAGAAAGAAATGGTTGGTCAACTTGGGTTCGTCAATGGACTGGGGAAGAAAATCGCCACGGTGATTTGTTAAACAAGTATTTGTATTTATCAGGTCGTGTAAATATGCGCGAGGTTGAAATGACAACTCAGCATCTAATCAACGATGGTTTCGATATTGGGACTGGAAGAGACCCTTACAAGAACTTTGTTTACACAAGTTTCCAAGAGTTAGCAACTTATGTATCGCACAATAGAGTGTCGCAATTAGCTAAAAACTATGGTGACAAAAAATTGTCTAAAATGTGCAAAATGATTGCTGGCGACGAAATGCGTCATCATCATGCATACAGTGAGTTTGTAAATCAGATTTTTAAAGTGGATCCTAGCGAAATGATGCTTGCTTTTCAATACATGATGAAAGCTAAAATCGTTATGCCAGCGCATTTCTTGAGAGAATCAGGACAAAAGATAAGTTCTGCTTTTGAGCATTTTTCTGATTCAGCACAAAGAATTGGGGTTTATACTGCCAATGATTATGTAGATATTATGCAAAAATTAATTAACAAGTGGGAAATTGACAAAATTAGTGGTTTGACAGATGAAGCTGAAAAAGCGCGTGATTACTTGATGAAATTACCAGCTAGAATGGCTCGAGTTTCCGAAAGGTTGGTAATTCCACAAGAGTCTCATATGTTCAAGTGGGTTGAACCTGCAAGATTATAG
- a CDS encoding OmpA family protein → MDRLLVSIVALLFFGYLSSQERPIETVYFEFDKFNLPNNQIEIIVNFIKRIDTAKVESIQIYGYCDDRGANQYNDELSKKRVLTVQNILTENGFNKSKIIVFEGKGRVVLKKEELENIYEIRSKNRRVDLFAVNKNSFGNGIYNSFQENHKVGDRIYLDNILFLLGSSKLTEQSKKELDKIIILLQKHKSLEFKIIGHVCCTSSKYSDAIDIETTEPKLSLNRAKAVYNYLNGKGINRLRMQYSGNGNKSPLGKGDAQDRRVEFLIIKN, encoded by the coding sequence ATGGATAGATTATTAGTAAGTATAGTAGCATTACTTTTCTTTGGCTATTTATCATCTCAAGAAAGACCTATAGAGACAGTATATTTTGAATTTGACAAGTTCAACCTTCCAAATAATCAAATAGAAATAATAGTTAATTTTATAAAAAGAATAGACACAGCAAAAGTCGAATCAATCCAAATTTATGGCTATTGTGATGATCGAGGTGCTAATCAATATAATGATGAACTATCAAAAAAAAGAGTTTTAACGGTTCAAAACATTCTTACTGAAAATGGTTTTAATAAAAGCAAAATCATAGTTTTTGAAGGTAAAGGGCGTGTTGTTTTGAAAAAAGAGGAACTCGAAAATATATATGAAATTCGCTCTAAAAACAGAAGAGTTGACTTGTTTGCAGTAAATAAAAATAGTTTTGGAAACGGAATTTATAATTCGTTTCAAGAAAACCATAAAGTAGGTGATCGTATTTATCTAGATAATATTCTATTCCTGCTTGGAAGTAGCAAACTAACAGAGCAATCTAAAAAAGAATTAGACAAAATTATAATTCTATTACAGAAACACAAATCATTAGAGTTCAAAATTATAGGACATGTATGCTGTACTTCTAGTAAATATTCTGATGCTATCGATATAGAAACCACGGAACCTAAATTATCTTTAAACCGAGCAAAAGCCGTTTATAATTACCTCAATGGCAAAGGCATAAATAGGCTTAGAATGCAGTATTCAGGAAACGGAAATAAATCGCCTTTAGGCAAAGGTGACGCCCAAGATCGCAGAGTTGAATTTTTGATTATAAAGAATTAA
- the rnpA gene encoding ribonuclease P protein component: MNFKYPKNEKLKSKITIELLFTEGKSVSKYPLRLVYKSGSFGEGQKIKMGVSVSKKNFKKAVDRNYFKRILRETYRLNKHLLLDNLDQPYSFMFFYQTKDRLSYEEINTKTIQLFEKFIQQIKKEE; this comes from the coding sequence ATGAATTTTAAATACCCTAAAAACGAAAAGCTAAAAAGTAAAATCACGATTGAATTATTGTTTACTGAAGGAAAATCAGTATCTAAATATCCGTTGCGATTGGTCTATAAATCGGGATCTTTTGGCGAAGGCCAGAAAATCAAGATGGGCGTTTCTGTTTCAAAAAAGAATTTCAAAAAAGCAGTTGATCGTAATTATTTTAAACGCATCCTTCGCGAAACCTATCGACTCAACAAACACTTATTACTAGATAATTTAGACCAACCGTATTCCTTCATGTTTTTTTATCAAACAAAGGATCGACTTTCTTATGAAGAAATCAATACTAAAACGATTCAATTGTTTGAGAAGTTTATTCAGCAGATAAAAAAAGAAGAGTAA
- a CDS encoding lysophospholipid acyltransferase family protein, with translation MQKIISYPISVIYYLLFGLTLVIFHPIQWICFTVFGYQAHKVSVDYLNFFLLKCTNILGTTYKFENIDSIPKNAPLIFVSNHQSMYDIIAMIWFFRRFHCKFVSKKELGSGIPSVSYNLRHGGSVLIDRKDPKQAIPAIKGLADYIEKNNRSAVIFPEGTRSKTGKPKEFAQSGLKILCKYAPSGYVVPISINNSWKVVKYGFFPLGLGNHLTFEVHKPLAVADYDFAELMKLTEKSVVKGIKI, from the coding sequence ATGCAGAAGATAATTTCGTATCCCATTTCCGTTATTTATTACTTACTTTTTGGGCTTACCTTGGTGATTTTTCATCCTATTCAATGGATTTGCTTTACTGTTTTTGGTTATCAAGCGCATAAAGTAAGCGTTGACTATTTGAATTTTTTCTTGCTGAAATGTACTAATATTTTAGGAACAACTTACAAGTTTGAAAATATTGATAGTATTCCTAAAAATGCTCCTTTGATCTTTGTTTCAAATCATCAAAGTATGTATGATATTATTGCGATGATTTGGTTTTTTCGACGTTTTCATTGTAAATTTGTTAGTAAGAAAGAATTGGGAAGCGGTATTCCTAGTGTTTCGTACAATTTGCGTCATGGTGGCTCAGTTCTTATTGATAGAAAAGATCCAAAGCAGGCCATTCCCGCTATAAAAGGATTAGCAGATTATATAGAGAAAAATAACCGTTCAGCCGTTATTTTCCCAGAAGGTACTAGAAGTAAAACAGGGAAACCTAAAGAGTTTGCACAGAGTGGTTTGAAAATTTTGTGTAAATATGCACCCTCAGGTTATGTTGTTCCAATTAGTATAAACAATTCTTGGAAAGTAGTGAAATATGGATTTTTTCCTTTAGGTCTAGGAAATCACCTTACTTTTGAGGTGCACAAACCACTAGCAGTTGCAGATTATGATTTTGCGGAGCTAATGAAATTAACTGAAAAATCAGTTGTAAAAGGAATAAAAATTTAA
- a CDS encoding DUF4837 family protein, with the protein MKKAHFLFFFVSLLLFSCKNNNDQIPRKSSGKINTISVVIDDQLWNGDIGDTIRNKFASPVIGLPQEEPLFNINQYPTKLLEGFMTDTRAIIVVKKAAENKFEIIKNQYASPQNVIHISGKTASDIIACIEKNSAQIIQIIKDGEIGESQRINEQSLINPTVIANKFQIEIKIPTGYSYVLQKSNFMWLKKEIIGGNNSLLIYQVPLNTIKKEGDLVSCIVKMRDSIGNMYISGKEPDTNMLTEEAYAPYLFKSSHYGRETFETKGTWQLNNDFMSGPFINYSIIDPDYNRILVLEGFCYAPSKDKRDLMHELEAIIKTVVIKKR; encoded by the coding sequence ATGAAAAAAGCCCATTTTTTATTCTTTTTTGTATCATTACTTTTGTTTTCATGCAAAAACAATAATGATCAAATACCTCGTAAATCGTCGGGAAAGATTAATACTATTTCTGTTGTAATTGATGATCAATTATGGAATGGTGACATTGGCGATACTATTAGAAACAAGTTTGCATCTCCTGTAATAGGTTTGCCTCAAGAGGAGCCATTATTTAATATCAATCAATATCCAACTAAACTTTTAGAAGGTTTCATGACCGATACTCGAGCCATCATTGTAGTGAAAAAGGCAGCAGAGAATAAGTTTGAAATCATTAAAAATCAGTACGCATCTCCGCAAAACGTAATTCATATTTCTGGTAAAACAGCTTCTGATATTATTGCTTGTATCGAAAAGAACAGTGCTCAGATCATCCAGATAATTAAAGATGGTGAAATAGGTGAGAGCCAAAGAATAAACGAGCAATCATTAATTAATCCAACAGTAATTGCTAATAAATTTCAAATTGAAATAAAAATCCCTACCGGATATTCGTATGTGCTACAGAAAAGCAATTTTATGTGGTTAAAAAAGGAAATAATAGGTGGAAATAACAGTCTATTAATTTACCAAGTTCCTTTAAATACTATTAAAAAAGAAGGTGATTTAGTCAGTTGTATTGTTAAAATGCGTGACTCAATAGGGAATATGTACATAAGTGGAAAGGAACCCGATACTAATATGCTTACAGAAGAAGCGTATGCGCCATATCTATTTAAGAGCAGCCATTATGGTAGAGAAACTTTTGAAACTAAAGGTACTTGGCAACTAAACAATGATTTTATGTCCGGACCATTTATTAACTACTCCATTATTGATCCTGATTACAATCGAATTCTGGTGTTAGAAGGATTTTGTTACGCACCTTCAAAAGATAAAAGAGATTTAATGCACGAACTGGAAGCGATTATTAAAACAGTTGTTATTAAAAAAAGATAA
- a CDS encoding S41 family peptidase, protein MYALLKKRYIIPIVASAFLFVGTSFKDDFFEIAKQIEVFTTLFKELNKNYVDETNPGDLMDKAIKGMLASLDPYTVYFNEQDVVRFKINSTGEYTGIGATLSRKKDQLIVKEIYKNFPADKAGLKPGDQITQIGDVKIIDYKDEASQLLKGTKNTKIDIKYLRQGKENTTQIILDEVEIKSVPFFAKIDNKTGYIVLARFNKKASQETKEALEQLKKEGAERIILDVRDNPGGLLNEAVNICNLFVAKNETIVTTKSKIDKHNNTFKTQQDPVDTQIPLIILVNDRSASASEIVAGALQDLDRAVVLGSRSFGKGLVQRPVDLTYGTQLKVTISRYYTPSGRCIQALDYSKKDQNGKALKTDEKNFNAFKTRKGRTVYDGGGIQPDVELEESKSSPITNALLRNDAIFDYVTSYYYKNPNLGNKIPVISDADYSDFKQFVKAQKFSFDTETELALKNTLAIAKKEKLDESILVEYQQLLNALQKTENTLLDKNQKEIKNLMVDEIIKRYQYQEGLYQYYIQNNAEIKRATTLLSNTGAYNTILKI, encoded by the coding sequence ATGTACGCATTACTCAAAAAAAGATATATAATTCCTATCGTCGCTTCGGCATTTTTGTTTGTTGGAACCAGTTTCAAAGATGATTTCTTTGAAATTGCCAAGCAAATAGAGGTATTCACCACTCTTTTTAAAGAATTGAATAAAAATTATGTTGACGAAACTAATCCAGGCGATTTAATGGATAAAGCCATAAAGGGAATGCTAGCCAGTTTAGATCCTTACACTGTTTACTTCAACGAGCAAGATGTAGTACGATTCAAGATCAATAGTACTGGAGAATATACCGGAATTGGCGCCACACTTTCCAGAAAAAAAGACCAATTAATCGTAAAAGAAATTTATAAAAATTTTCCAGCAGACAAAGCAGGATTAAAACCTGGTGATCAAATTACACAAATAGGCGACGTTAAAATAATTGATTACAAGGACGAAGCTTCACAGTTATTAAAAGGCACTAAGAACACTAAAATTGACATAAAATATCTTCGTCAAGGAAAAGAAAACACAACTCAAATCATTCTGGACGAAGTCGAAATAAAATCGGTTCCGTTTTTTGCAAAAATAGACAATAAAACCGGCTATATAGTCTTAGCTCGTTTTAACAAAAAAGCTTCTCAAGAAACCAAAGAAGCGCTAGAACAACTTAAAAAAGAAGGTGCTGAACGCATCATATTAGATGTAAGAGATAATCCAGGAGGATTATTAAATGAAGCTGTAAATATCTGTAATCTTTTTGTTGCAAAAAATGAAACTATTGTAACTACAAAATCAAAAATTGACAAACACAACAATACTTTTAAAACCCAACAAGATCCCGTAGATACTCAAATTCCTTTGATAATACTGGTAAATGATCGAAGTGCTTCAGCATCGGAAATTGTTGCAGGAGCTTTACAAGATTTAGATAGAGCTGTAGTTTTAGGCAGTCGCAGTTTTGGAAAAGGATTGGTACAAAGACCTGTAGATTTGACATACGGAACCCAGCTAAAAGTGACAATTTCTCGTTATTACACCCCTTCTGGAAGATGTATTCAAGCATTAGATTATTCGAAAAAAGATCAAAATGGAAAAGCATTAAAAACAGATGAGAAAAACTTTAACGCTTTTAAAACCAGAAAAGGCAGAACTGTATATGATGGCGGTGGAATTCAACCTGACGTGGAATTAGAGGAAAGTAAATCAAGCCCTATTACAAATGCTTTGTTACGAAACGATGCAATTTTCGATTATGTTACTAGTTATTATTATAAAAATCCAAATTTAGGTAACAAAATCCCTGTTATTTCTGATGCTGATTATAGTGACTTTAAACAATTTGTAAAAGCTCAAAAATTCTCATTCGACACTGAAACGGAATTGGCTTTGAAAAACACTTTGGCTATAGCCAAAAAAGAAAAATTAGATGAATCAATTCTAGTAGAATACCAACAATTACTGAATGCACTTCAAAAAACTGAAAACACCTTACTAGATAAAAATCAAAAGGAGATTAAAAATTTAATGGTAGATGAAATCATTAAAAGATACCAATATCAAGAAGGTTTGTACCAATATTACATTCAAAACAATGCTGAGATCAAGAGAGCCACTACTCTTTTGAGCAATACTGGCGCATACAATACGATTCTCAAAATTTAA
- a CDS encoding DUF4349 domain-containing protein — protein MKSIALFFVLFFCFSGCKKADDGLDMKISEIKLPPKEASAANTFYDKAESNTQTKEIPQNIEQKIIKEGNLRFETNDLTVTYTQIQNAVKSYNATIQNDTEGKDYQSVFRRIIIRVPSENFDVFIQSISKGVVYFDNKEISSQDVTAEYIDIDARLKAKKVLENRYLELLKKATKVSEMLEIEKQLSNIREEIEAKEGQLNYMQNRVTFSTITVEFYKPIAEQSGVTASYGMKIWTAIKSGFNSISTLFINLLSIWPFIIFLIAIIYFIRKRFKTKKT, from the coding sequence ATGAAGTCAATAGCCTTGTTTTTTGTTTTATTCTTTTGTTTTTCTGGTTGTAAAAAAGCCGACGATGGTTTAGATATGAAAATATCGGAGATCAAACTTCCACCAAAAGAAGCTTCAGCAGCGAATACCTTTTATGACAAAGCCGAAAGTAACACACAAACAAAAGAAATTCCGCAAAACATAGAACAAAAAATCATCAAAGAAGGAAATCTTCGTTTTGAAACCAATGATTTAACGGTTACCTATACTCAAATACAAAATGCAGTAAAGAGCTATAATGCAACTATTCAAAATGACACAGAAGGTAAGGATTACCAATCTGTTTTTAGAAGAATAATTATTAGGGTTCCTAGTGAAAATTTTGATGTGTTTATACAATCTATTTCAAAAGGAGTTGTTTATTTCGACAATAAAGAAATATCATCACAGGATGTAACGGCTGAATATATAGACATTGATGCACGGTTAAAAGCTAAAAAAGTATTAGAAAATCGATATCTCGAACTTTTGAAAAAAGCAACTAAAGTTTCGGAAATGTTAGAAATTGAAAAACAACTTTCAAATATTCGCGAAGAAATAGAAGCAAAAGAAGGTCAGTTGAACTATATGCAAAACCGAGTTACATTTAGCACAATCACTGTAGAATTCTATAAACCTATCGCTGAACAAAGTGGTGTAACAGCCTCTTATGGAATGAAAATTTGGACAGCTATTAAATCTGGATTCAACAGTATTTCGACTTTATTTATAAACTTGCTTAGTATTTGGCCGTTTATAATTTTCCTAATTGCTATAATTTACTTCATTAGAAAAAGATTTAAGACAAAAAAAACATAA
- a CDS encoding LysM peptidoglycan-binding domain-containing protein, which translates to MSIKNTTLSLFILLSVQVFSQENVENTISDKFETKISYLDSIKKTFVNNELASRVDSLWMKELTSLDLYNTITGDIEKVNIDAAVDYELPTELLKERLAAMDAKSPFNIEYNQGLENIIKSFLKNRKKSFERLMGVSEYYFPLFEEALAKQNVPLEIKYLAVVESALNPRAVSKMGATGLWQFMYHTGKQYGLKIDSYIDERSDPLKSSEAATKYMTNMYKMFGDWDLVLASYNSGPGNVSKAIRRSGGQKNYWNIRKNLPKETQGYVPAFLATMYLYEYHKEHGIVPQRATVQHFATDTIMIKQQLSFKQIGDLLDVPVAQLQLLNPSYKLNVVPFYKDQNHFLRLPQEKIAVFASNESQIYAYAEHELNKRERPFESTRALAIKDSASPSAKSSNGSKTTYYTVKRGDNLSSLADKYDVSAFQIKKWNNLKSNTIAYGKSLKIITGGNEAKSLKKESIIDTVPSQIISKNQSIVAKTAKEETTLTRGVAAKENAFTYLVQKGDNLYTIAQKYNVTIAELQEWNNISNDNLQYGALLQIASKELESKEEIAVVQERKDIEYVVQKGDKLNAIATKFGSSLADLRLWNKLADNKISIGKTLVVAKDEVAIVTEKADVSSFKTKSTVASSSKKSAAEYSVKKGDSLFSIAKKYPGVTISDLKKWNDIRNEDIQPGMKLKING; encoded by the coding sequence ATGAGTATAAAAAATACCACCCTATCCCTTTTTATATTGTTATCTGTTCAAGTATTTTCTCAGGAAAATGTTGAAAACACAATAAGTGACAAATTTGAAACAAAAATATCCTATCTAGATTCCATCAAGAAAACATTTGTTAATAATGAATTAGCATCTCGTGTTGATAGCTTGTGGATGAAAGAATTAACTAGCTTGGATTTATACAATACCATTACTGGAGATATTGAAAAAGTTAATATTGATGCTGCAGTAGATTATGAATTACCTACTGAACTTTTGAAAGAAAGACTGGCGGCAATGGACGCAAAATCTCCCTTTAATATTGAGTACAATCAAGGTCTAGAAAATATCATCAAATCATTTTTGAAAAACAGAAAAAAATCTTTCGAAAGATTGATGGGTGTTTCAGAATATTATTTTCCACTTTTTGAAGAGGCTTTAGCCAAACAAAATGTACCATTAGAAATTAAATATTTGGCTGTAGTAGAATCAGCTTTAAATCCAAGAGCCGTTTCTAAAATGGGTGCTACTGGATTGTGGCAATTTATGTATCACACCGGAAAACAATACGGTTTAAAAATTGATTCCTATATTGATGAACGCAGTGATCCTTTAAAATCTAGTGAAGCCGCAACGAAGTATATGACTAATATGTACAAAATGTTTGGCGATTGGGATCTAGTTTTAGCATCCTATAATTCTGGTCCGGGTAATGTTTCTAAAGCAATTAGACGTTCTGGAGGTCAGAAAAATTATTGGAATATTAGAAAAAATCTCCCGAAAGAAACTCAAGGTTATGTTCCCGCTTTCCTTGCAACAATGTACCTTTACGAATACCACAAAGAGCACGGGATTGTGCCGCAAAGAGCGACTGTGCAACATTTTGCTACAGATACGATCATGATTAAACAACAATTATCTTTTAAACAAATAGGTGATTTACTGGATGTTCCTGTAGCACAATTACAACTTTTAAACCCATCTTATAAATTAAATGTAGTTCCATTTTATAAAGATCAAAACCATTTTTTAAGATTGCCGCAAGAGAAAATAGCTGTTTTTGCTTCTAATGAAAGTCAAATCTATGCGTATGCTGAGCATGAATTAAACAAACGAGAAAGACCGTTTGAATCTACAAGAGCTTTAGCTATAAAAGATTCAGCTAGTCCTTCTGCTAAAAGTTCTAATGGTTCAAAAACTACTTATTACACAGTAAAACGAGGAGATAATTTAAGCTCTCTAGCTGATAAATATGATGTTTCTGCCTTTCAAATAAAAAAATGGAACAATCTTAAAAGTAACACAATTGCTTACGGAAAAAGTTTAAAAATAATTACAGGCGGTAATGAAGCAAAATCATTGAAGAAAGAATCTATAATTGACACTGTTCCGTCTCAAATTATTTCAAAAAATCAGAGTATAGTAGCTAAGACTGCTAAGGAAGAAACAACTCTTACTAGAGGAGTTGCAGCTAAAGAAAACGCATTTACTTATTTAGTTCAAAAAGGAGATAATTTGTACACTATTGCACAAAAATATAATGTAACGATCGCTGAACTTCAAGAATGGAATAACATTTCTAACGATAATCTTCAATATGGTGCTTTGTTGCAAATTGCTAGTAAAGAGTTAGAATCTAAAGAAGAGATAGCTGTTGTGCAAGAAAGAAAAGATATTGAATATGTTGTTCAAAAAGGAGACAAGTTAAATGCTATAGCTACTAAATTTGGTAGTTCGTTAGCTGATTTGAGACTTTGGAATAAGCTAGCAGATAACAAAATTTCTATTGGAAAAACTTTAGTTGTTGCTAAAGATGAGGTTGCAATTGTTACTGAAAAAGCTGATGTAAGTTCTTTTAAAACTAAATCAACTGTCGCTTCATCAAGTAAAAAAAGTGCAGCTGAGTACTCTGTTAAAAAAGGGGATTCCTTATTTAGCATTGCTAAAAAATATCCTGGAGTAACTATTTCTGACTTAAAAAAGTGGAATGATATTCGCAATGAAGATATTCAACCTGGAATGAAACTTAAAATTAACGGATAA
- a CDS encoding GNAT family N-acetyltransferase, whose product MALQWKIKSFDNLSVHELYDLLRLRSEIFVVEQNCVYLDLDGKDKVALHLFGEFEGKIVAHARLFKPGITFDNSSIGRVTVDANYRDRKWGHDLMREAIAGIKCYFGESQITIGAQLYLKKFYESHGFVQTSEMYLEDDIPHIEMIKS is encoded by the coding sequence ATGGCACTACAGTGGAAAATTAAATCCTTTGACAATCTTTCAGTACACGAGTTATATGATTTACTTCGTTTAAGAAGCGAGATTTTCGTTGTGGAACAAAATTGTGTTTATCTTGATCTTGACGGAAAAGATAAAGTCGCTTTACATCTTTTTGGTGAATTTGAAGGTAAAATAGTAGCTCACGCTAGGCTTTTTAAACCTGGAATAACTTTCGACAACTCTTCTATAGGCAGAGTAACTGTTGATGCCAATTATAGAGACCGAAAATGGGGTCATGATTTAATGCGCGAAGCGATTGCTGGGATTAAGTGTTATTTTGGCGAAAGCCAAATCACTATTGGTGCACAATTATATCTTAAAAAATTTTACGAAAGTCATGGTTTTGTTCAAACCAGTGAAATGTATCTTGAAGATGACATTCCGCATATTGAGATGATAAAGTCGTAG